In Cryptomeria japonica chromosome 1, Sugi_1.0, whole genome shotgun sequence, the sequence atgccaaggacactaccCCCTATGAGGGATATAAATCATTGCATAGACCTTATATCTAGATCCACCTTGCCCAACaaagcagcatataagctcaccccggatcagaatgttgagatggcaaaacaggttgaagaattgttAGAGTCCGGACtaattggcaaaagtttgagcccatgtgcagtcttgGCACCCGAAAAGGAAGGGctatcaacaaaattactatcaggtataaatttccaatgcctaggattgaggatttgttagattgcttgggggtgctagatattttacaaaaattgacttgaaaagtggttatcatcatattaggattaggttgggagatgagtggaagactgcatttaaaacaaatgagggtttGTATGAGTGGAagttcatgccctttggcttatctaatgcacctagtacctttatgaggttaatgaatgaagtcttgagggatttcataggaaaatttgtcatagtctacctagatgacattctaatttttagtcaaatcaaagaagagcacctaaaacatgtagacctagtcctaagaagattgtatgaagagcaattaatgatcaatttggaaaagtatgtctttatgcaggaagagatcatttacttgggatttgtaatctcatatggtgagttgaaaatggatcaagaaaaggtgagtgctatAATGTCTTGGCCTACgcctagaacaatgaatgatgttagaagctttcatggcttagccacattctataggaagtttataagaggatttagccatatttgtgctcctatgcttgataccataaagggaggacaaaagtgtaggttcagtTGGACAAAAGAGGCagataactcctttgaaacattgaagagaaaagttgcagaGCAGCCAGTCTTTGCCCTACCTaatttcaacaagatcttccaagttGAGTGTGATGccagtcacatggctattggggcaatgcttagtcaggaaggaaggcctattgccttcttcagtgagaagttaaatgaggcaaagaggagttactcatcctatgacctagagatgtatgctctagtgcaatccttgaaaaagtggagacactacttgctaccaaaggagttcatagttttcatagacaatcaggtcctcagtttcataaatagccaagaaaagttgaaccataggcatatgaagtgggtagagaccctacaagccttcactttcactcttgagcataagaaaggggtcaagaataaggtggcagatacTTTGAGAAGAAGAGTCCTAACTACAAATCAgatccagttggagagtgttggaatagactccttgaaagccatgtatgaggatgatgaataCTTTGGAGAGATAtataaggtatgtgcttcatttgatgagtggtttcatgttgatttctttgaattttttattcaaaatggattgttgtttaagggtgcacagttatgcatacccaaatgctctatgagactaaatataatcagggagaaacattgtggagaAATGGCAGGCcactttggccttgacaagacactagatttggtgaagaggcgctacttttggcccaaactatagacagatgtcaggagatttgtggagacatgtgtgatatgccaaaaGGCAAAGGGAAAGTCCACAAATGCTGgcctataccagcctttacccattccttcaagaccatgggaaagcataagtatggattttgttttaggattgcctaggacaaggaaaggatatgatagtgtttttgtagtggtggataggtttaataaaatggcacatttcttgccatgtaaaaccacttgtgatgcttcctATGTTGcagatttgttcttcaaggagattgtctagatacatggtTTTCCCTTGACCATAGTCTATtatagggatgtgaaatttattggacaCTTCTGGAGGACCATTTTGAAGAAGCTTGGTACAAATCTAGCCTTCTCcttagcctaccatccacaaacggATGGACAAATTGAAGTTGTGAATAGTTCATTGGGAAATttgctaaggtgtttgactagacaacatggagagaGATGGGATAGCATATTGTCTCAGGcagaattctcctataatgatacagtgaatagaagtactggtaAGTCACCCTTCCAGGTTGTATATGACATCCACCCAAGGGTTGTGTTGGAGTTAAGAGAACTACCTCAAGGAGAAGTCATTAGTGttgatggggaaacctttgctaccgccataaaggagattcatgaccaagttAAATCTCACCTTCAACAATCCATGGAAAGGTATAAAGCTTGTGCTgacaagaagaagagggatgtctAGTTtaatgtgggagacttggtgtgggttcacttgaagaaggaaagacttccaaaaggcagatatacaaagcttatgcaaagaaagattggaccttgtcaaatcttgaaaaaatgtgGCCAAAATGATTATGAACTTCAACTCCCACTTGATCTCAGTttgtcacctatctttaatgtatgtgacttaactctttacaaaTGTAGTGTTGATGCAAGAGAAGAAACAATTCAGGTTATGGCAAATGATggcattcccaaacatgaaccaccaaagttgcataattTTTTAGACACCAAGGTTGTAAAGAGAACAAGGAACAAATTTTATATGaattatttggtggcttggaaggtgttgggactgattaaaattgagtcaattttataggcccatttcaaatttttgctctgcatacctaaatgaAGTCAATTTGAACGGCCTAGTTAGCAAAGCggtaaatggagccagttgattttcaaagggtaaggctcgggattcatgccccacacctttcatttggcctattcagtgatgtgcaactttcagaattcaatttggataagtttatgaggtacctgttttgaggggtgagctggaagtgcattttaggtacaaatgcagattttattgagtagcctactttgagtgattacatcttttgccctgttgatcgtcataaagaaattcaaaatggattcgattctatgcataaatatgagtgagctcacaaattttcaagtcttaacgaatccatttgctcagtttttgaagccgattccgtttgcagtttctatgttttggcaagtccctgtttcgacagctagtcggagccctgtttcgcataagtgtaaaagttgcctcagtaagcgtcatgccataatgtttgttccgggctgatgttggtataaatgatgagctacgtttcaaatttcaaggctctaccaatccgtttgatcagttttcaaaagagctcattttgccatcattttcagttatccgcacttctagtgttatatcagttaatgttgCCATTTTTGTGTGCGTGCCATTTGCATTCTGTCAGTcaggtgatcgaactgagaattcaaagatttaatatgtacttaaaggtacctatgttccgaatttgaggacccacaaaggtcgtttgatatttttaagaaaggcatcatgtgttgccagaacattgacttcatcaggtccgcagtgtcgacaaagccagttggccattttcggaaattaatatctcttcgctcgggactcgtcttgagaaaccgtttggtaaatgtcatccttgtatatcaaagtacatgcctgtcagatggcgagctccagaaaggtgttttgacaggtttgaaaattacgtcttcgcgattaaatgcgaaaattgtggcgtaattgcctgaaggatgtaaaatgcaattttgtgATCCGagaatggtgccgatcgattccagaggtttgtttgaggtccgtgaagctttccaggggtcagttgcatgaaaacgaaaaaaaattttaAGTCGGActcactttggggcccgacccaGCTCGACTGCAATTCGCCGGTTGGACAGTGAGAGAGCCAAGAAAGTTcaaaaccaagtgcaaattgatATGTATGTCAGGAAATGTAGTTGAGAGGATACCCTTGGGAAGGCCTTGGCTAATGATCAGTGTTAATAATGACACAGATTTTCACTTCTGCAAAGCTCAATTTGATCCAGGAGATTGTCCAATTGATTGTTCAAGACCATGTGAAAGAGTTTGCCCTGCTGGTGCAAGTAAATTTGAAGGCTCAATTCATTACAATGATATGCCTCTTAATGCTAGCTCTATTTCCAAGTTTCCAGTTTTTCCCAAGGCAAGAGTAATTAGTGAACGTTGCTATGGTTGTGGTCGTTGTTTCCCACTTTGTCCATATGGCAAAATCAGAGAAAATACATATGTTAGAACAAATGGTTTGGTTGATTGATTTCAAAGGCTGGACTGCAGCTAGTATATTTGTGAAGGTAACACATGAAACAACTAAAGTTTTACAGAATCATTATCCAGAAAGGCTAGGCGTGGCCATTCTATACAATCCACCAAAGATCTTCGAGTCATTTTGGACAGTGCTAAACCCATTTTTGGAACCAAAGACATACCGGAAAGTAAAATTTGTATATTCAAAAGACTCAGAAAGTATGAAGATTATGGAAGAATTATTTGATATGGACAAAGCAGAAACTGCATTGGGTGGGAAATGCCTTGTAGAATTTAGTAAAGATGAGTATAGAAAACGCATGGGAGAAGACAATGCCAAAGACTTCTCTGCAGCGTGGCTGATAGAATGTACTAAAATTCTGGTTAATGGCCCCGTGTAAAAGCCTTTGGAGCAGCGTATGAGATTGGGGAGGGACGTGGAAAACAACAATGGCATTGAAATTCCAACGTTCTCCCTCCCTATTGTAGCGTGGTGTGTGGGTTCTCCAGCGGTGGCCCCAGTTCATACTCCCCCTCGCACTTCATAGCTCTTCCCTTGCGTGGAGTATGGTGGGAGAAGACAGTGCAAACCGCATCCAAAACGTTGCGTGCAATATGGTGTGGTGAGCTGCGTGGAGTTTAGGAGGCCATAAAAACATTCAAGCAAATGCGATTGGCTGTTGAAAGTCATAAATCCCCTCTGCATGAATTGGAAGGATGGTATCCTCCAACAAGGCTGCGTGGTCTCCTGGAAAGTATGTCGATGATGTCAACATAGAGGGTGGAAGTTTTGGGGGGATAGTAATTTAAAAGGAAAGTTTTGGGGCCGTTCAATCCAGCTTGATCCTGTTGGAGTTCTTTCACTCAAATTCGATGATGGAGAGTGTTTTCAGTGGAGTAAGGTAACAACatccatttataatattattttggggAAGCTGTATTGTGATCACTATGGAACAATGCGCATACAGGGAAGTGGTGAATACTCCTGTAAGCTAAAATTCAAGGAGCAATCTATTATTGATCGAAATCCACACCAGGtgcaagggtttgttcaagatagGAGTGGAAATAAGGTAACTACATTAATAAGAAAATGGGACGACAGTATGTATTTTGTTCTTGGTAATGTGACATCAAAGCCAAAAGGATATGATCCGATGTCTGAAGCCTGCTTGTTGTGGAAACGAAACAAGCCTTCTAGTAATAACAGCAGCTACAGCAATTAAAGAATTTCTCAAACAAATTCAATGATCAACAAACCCATTATTCCCTCTCACGTGGCAGGGTAAAGGATTAAAACTCTTGCATCAGATGTTTCAAgcaaaataaaaatgataaaaacgCCATTAAGTTGCAGAGAAAGCTTCAAAAATACATTCCCAGgtataatgcattatcccacattcactgtggagggTAACTTTGTGATATTTAAATGCAAAACCTTactgtagtaatatgtctaagccttaaaggtttttgacacaaggtgcccatgggtgcCCAAGGCAGGTCCATGCGCGAGCACGCTTCCCAAGGCGAAGGAGGAGTTGATTGGACGAAGACCAAGTTGACCCCACGCAGACACATTTCCCGAGGCAAACGGGCGAAATTTTGCAGACGacggccgggttaacgagcgagcatgttcgagagagatcaacggctcgcgctatttcgcgaaggaagatgcacgaagtttaaaccccgcgaaacagcgagagtgaatgagagtcgtccacatggcacgtaggtggcgggtacagtcagcggtccagcaggcgagtcccggtgaggtggcacacgttggtgcacaggtggcagtccagtggtgatgacgtggcgGCCAGGTGGCaatgacgaagcagatgacgtggcgatgatgaggtgtcatcccaggtggcatccggtcaaccccatcgaccaatcagaggccgccacgtggcaaggtgtcagagcacaaatggaggcaaaaatcaaatttaaaattgtttattatatagtttagactatattaataaatgaaaaatttaaatgtttgagcacattggggaattaattcgcccaggacttaATTTTTGGCcgaggtataaagtgttatatattttcggaaagctctcggagcaaGGAATCcaattatgaagttaatttggacaaatgtgggatattttagaagcagtttccacgggaacaaaattcagttagagaggagagacacttggcaattttcagttgtggatttgtttttcttccctcctctttttattcccgaTTCTTCTCAGtggtaagggttccagaattctgtgaggaagtgctccagttttcatggcttccattttctgaaattcttgacccaaacttgtaaagttctatggatctattcagggtatagaggctacattgcaggatgacagattgttttctagttgcaggtcttacttgtgtcaggcatgagtaaatttcccatgatattgtctctgtgatatgttttttcattattatgaattcaatcctcaaggaggatgaaatttgtcatctcaaggagattgtgtgactgttgtaggtatccttcaaggaaggttttaaattctatagtcagtcataaatgatgaaatatatttccagatctgataaaattgtgaatgaatcaaatagtgcattaatataaggtattgatgcatgaatatcttgtttaaggaaaataagcttgcatctatgattcatatttgtagttatgtttgtgactctgttgcccaatgaacaaggcactggtcttgcaagtttggggatgttttcagatatacattttaaaagataaatctattttcccttcatgtttaggggtgtttgtgttccattctttccaagctctgtttcatcctattgtttatacatatctagccaatttgtaatgtttcctaacctgttgagcttgtgaaatgatctatctgcttaatgttgatgcagttacgtgtctataattgttgtatttagtgcatcaagagggtgtccccccctaggtctagcagaacctgaagtgtaggaggatcaattaggatcctatgttatgttgtccaagccctgatgtgttttgtagactgaaattggccatttcatagaaagatttgcaggtgttcttgggttatcacttttggtgaacaacagaaggGACAACTTGATTCTGAAGCAGTCTGGATGACAGAACAACAGATCAAAGACCATGGTGCAGACCTGCaggctctcatctcaagtggacttgagatttcttcttccaaggagtatggtgcaggagaaaccCTTCAAGTTGATCAATCAggctcagaggaggaaggataaggcatcaaacatgtcttaggatgttttacatgtgtttcaatcatgcattgtgtgtttgtaataaaagaccccatcttgtgagccaaactcctattttggcatcttgataagccaattagtaattttggacaaaaggggatcaagtgtgtgtaggaaatagttatCCTAGTGGTTTTAGTTCTTCTAGGGTGTTTTAGGAGGAGTTAGTCTTAACCAAAGGCATTAGGAGGCGAGGAATGACATTTTGAcaaatttgtcaaaagttgtcaaaagttgtcataagcaacttttatgcaatttttgaatttttgtttgtttgaactcctccaatggctctaacctcttgttttcgGTTGAGAGATGTTGTGGAGATGTATATACACCTTTTagatccaattcccaaggttagACTGTACAGAGGAAGGTTTTGAtgactgcaaactaatgaaatttctaagtttttcttgcaattttggaaTTTTGGCACGGGGTACGGTATTGTACAGATTGGGATCAATCCCCAATGATGTGATTTTGTCAAAGTAGTGAATCACCTTTTATTTGACTTTGGTTTGAGGTTCAGACTATGTTTTTTTCTCCTGCTATTCCAAGTTTGTTGTAGGTACCtaaaaaaccagggtttacctagggttttgcttctccatggccataacttgcaatttatctaTCGAAAACTCATGGGATTGGGTGAAATGCAAGTATGGCCTATGTATTATAATATTCCAAAAGCAttttgcaggaggagcaagggaggtgtgtgtttgatCAGACCTCAGGTAGACATCTCTttgtggctacctagtccttaaacaacaaagctacccTAGAAGGAAAATGGTGATGATTCCAGGCGTGTAACCTTGCAATCcatgatggtttatggttccccacattctcACAGGGTTGTGCTTGTATGGTTTGTTCATTTGGATATAGTTgtttcacaaatggaggcctaattagccctttaggacagttgaCCTTCACCGGGTTCAACCCTTTTCTTGTTAGACCTTGACCTTTCCTTTTGGGAATTGTGTAAGacctaaaagggtatttgaatatGTGAATTGTTTGACAGGGTATTCGGGaaagtttggacttaaggtccctttacccgttTCAAAGGGCTACTAACAAATAGGCtaaattgtgaaggtgctatagAATATGGTGTTGAACCCTTAAAACCAGTGTTTGATCTGGTCCATGTGAGTCATGTCTTACCCAAAATAGGTGTGGTAATGGTCAGGAACCCTTGGAGGTTTCATGATGCATGATGGAGCAAATTACCCAAATTTGAGTAAGTATGAATCTTGGAGATTGTGAgatgttgaactaatgttgtagagccttgccttgataggatacTATTGTagttttgaggggtcagtgtcatacatcttggagtgtttggcaggatacaaggagggctctgcatcactcATCATTGATCAAGCATTCATTTTTACATCCAAGTTATATCCATTTTTTATCCAAAGAATGCTAATGTTATGTTGGTGAACCAAGCACCCACATCACAACAAGCAAAGCTTTGCACATGCTCAATTTTAGGTTTGAATGTGACATATTAAGTGTTGAATTTCTTTGATTTTGATGtcatttcatttttttgttttgcatGCATACAATATCAAGGGTGAACAAGAAACTATTATTGTTTTATATTTTGCCCTTTATCCCTATCATTGATAATGAAGCTAGTAACATATTTTTGCATGagaatgacatagacatgtttgtACTTGGTGATGAGATTGTAGCAATAAATTATAGTGTAGT encodes:
- the LOC131030205 gene encoding uncharacterized protein LOC131030205, whose amino-acid sequence is MVVVVVSHFVHMAKSEKIHMLEQMVWLIDFKGWTAASIFVKVTHETTKVLQNHYPERLGVAILYNPPKIFESFWTVLNPFLEPKTYRKVKFVYSKDSESMKIMEELFDMDKAETALGGKCLVEFSKDEYRKRMGEDNAKDFSAAWLIECTKILVNGPV